From the genome of Primulina huaijiensis isolate GDHJ02 chromosome 11, ASM1229523v2, whole genome shotgun sequence:
GGGCGATTTCAACCTAGATGTGCCCTTGGTGTTGTTGGCCTACCATGTAGATTACTGGGATTACTTGGGTTGGAAAGATCCATTCGGGTCTAGCCAGTGGACCGTCAGGCAAAAGGCCTACGTCGAGACCCTTAATCTGGATACCATGTTCACGCCCCAAGTAGTGATCCAGGGAAGCGTTCAATGTGTGGGTAATGATTCAGAAGCGCTGATATCCGCCATTGCAGACGCACCCCGAGTATCTGCTCCGACGTTCCAGGTCACAATCCAGGACAAATCCCTATAAATGTATCCATCAAATGTCCTGTATCTGCATGTCTTACATTGAAAAttctttccctttttcttttttctgacAGGCTACGTTCCAGAAGCCAGCATCGGATTCATTACTAGTTTCGTTGACAGGATCTCTAAGGACAAAAGCGGATGACCAAGGTGTCAATGCTATGGTTGCTTTGTATGAATGCAGCTTAGTGACAGATTGTCCCAACGGGCCCAACAAAGGCCGAGTTTTGGCCAATGATTACGTGGTTCGGAAGCTGGAGAAGGTCTGCTCTGTCAAGGACATCGCCGCAAAGAAAACTATCTCCGGAACTGTCAATTTTCCGCTTTGGGAAGGTTTCAGTGCCGCCAAATGTGGGGTAGCTGTCTTCGTGGAAAGTGCGTCTCATCAGATCTTTGGTTCCCAGAAATTTCAGTTGCCGGAGAACATATGATTTGTTATTACATCACGCTTCTTAAAGCAGCAGTTAATCGGGCCATCGTTTTATATGTTGTTAGCTGCCGATTCAACTCTtggattttgattgatgatgaTGTTAGCCAAGTTCCCAGTTTCT
Proteins encoded in this window:
- the LOC140988585 gene encoding uncharacterized protein → MARRLFSCFGKTATDSRHDDNVTADLTTEEQRRGGPVVVELFTSQGCATSPEAELLFSRLGRGDFNLDVPLVLLAYHVDYWDYLGWKDPFGSSQWTVRQKAYVETLNLDTMFTPQVVIQGSVQCVGNDSEALISAIADAPRVSAPTFQATFQKPASDSLLVSLTGSLRTKADDQGVNAMVALYECSLVTDCPNGPNKGRVLANDYVVRKLEKVCSVKDIAAKKTISGTVNFPLWEGFSAAKCGVAVFVESASHQIFGSQKFQLPENI